A single genomic interval of Sceloporus undulatus isolate JIND9_A2432 ecotype Alabama chromosome 2, SceUnd_v1.1, whole genome shotgun sequence harbors:
- the DHX16 gene encoding pre-mRNA-splicing factor ATP-dependent RNA helicase DHX16 isoform X2, which yields MASGELERWVSGQLHSLLGLSERHVVAFMVGLATRSRTPEELLARLEETETLRVTEPSARAFAQQLWEKVPHQAPRERPARLAEQEALAMQQKNRSYTLLEDSDEEQPGGAAAAAQGSKRQRPPRGPEGKQRKRHKHLRQRQEEEEEDGKDSDERSSAGDGRRKQAPATMKEEEEEDEWDRSERERLQDLEERDAFAERIKRKDKEKTRNILERSDKKAYEEAQKRLKMAEEDKKLMIPELRKQSRREYLAKREKDKIEDLEAEIADEEYLFSEQELTALERQELEYKRKVRDLAKQYKQAGEQEKLEKSNRYYMPEESRSKKIPDRYEEPQTEDHMAPRDEQRRWEEDHIGAAALRFGARDAGQRHPHKDYEYVLEDDEMIQFVNAVQMRGTVQNKSQEEKPELSEAERKKLSIQEVRRSLPIFPYREDLLAAIAEHQILIIEGETGSGKTTQIPQYLCEEGYTEKGMKIGCTQPRRVAAMSVAARVSQEMGVKLGNEVGYSIRFEDCTSERTVLKYMTDGMLLREFLTEPDLSSYSVVIIDEAHERTLHTDILFGLIKDIARFRPELKVLIASATLDTERFSTFFDDAPIFRIPGRRFPVDIFYTKAPEADYLEACVVSVLQIHVTQPRGDILVFLTGQEEIEACCEMLQDRCRRLGSKIAELLVLPIYANLPSDMQAKIFEPTPPGARKVVVATNIAETSLTIDGIIYVIDPGFCKQKSYNARTGMESLIVTPCSRASANQRAGRAGRVAAGKCFRLYTAWAYKNEMEETTVPEIQRTNLGNVVLLLKSLGINDLIHFDFMDPPPHETLVLALEQLYALGALNHLGELTKLGRKMAELPVDPMLSKMILASEQYKCSEQILTIAAMLSVNNAIFYRPKDKVVHADNARMNFFLPGGDHLVLLNVYSQWVECGYSMQWCYENFIQFRSMRRARDVREQLEGLMERIEVDITSSEGDYIPVRKLA from the exons ATGGCATCGGGGGAGCTGGAGCGCTGGGTCTCCGGGCAGCTGCACTCTTTGCTGGGCCTGAGCGAGCGGCACGTGGTGGCCTTCATGGTGGGCCTGGCCACGCGCAGCAGGACGCCCGAGGAGCTCCTGGCCCGCCTCGAGGAGACCGAGACCCTCCGCGTCACCGAGCCCTCCGCCCGGGCCTTCGCCCAGCAGCTCTGGGAAAAG gtTCCCCACCAGGCCCCGCGGGAACGCCCAGCCAGGCTGGCAGAGCAGGAGGCCTTGGCCATGCAGCAGAAGAACCGTTCCTACACTCTGCTGGAGGACAGTGATGAGGAACAGCCTGGTGGGGCAGCGGCGGCAGCCCAGGGTTCCAAGCGCCAGCGTCCCCCACGAGGCCCTGAAGGCAAACAGCGGAAGCGGCACAAACACCTGAGGCagcgccaggaggaggaggaggaggacggtaAAGACTCCGATGAGAGGAGCAGCGCAGGCGATGGGAGACG GAAACAGGCCCCAGCcaccatgaaggaggaggaggaagaggacgaaTGGGATCGGAGTGAGCGAGAGCGATTGCAGGACTTGGAAGAGCGGGATGCCTTCGCGGAGCGCATCAAGCGCAAAGACAAGGAGAAGACACGCAACATCCTGGAGCGTTCAGACAAAAAG GCCTATGAAGAAGCTCAGAAGCGTCTGAAGATGGCAGAAGAGGACAAGAAATTAATG ATCCCAGAGTTACGTAAGCAGTCTCGCCGAGAGTATTTGGCCAAACGGGAAAAAGACAAGATAGAAGACTTGGAAGCGGAGATAGCAGATGAGGAATATCTGTTCTCTGAGCAGGAGCTCACAGCCTTGGAGCGACAGGAGCTGGAATACAAACGTAAAGTGCGTGACTTGGCAAAGCAGTACAAGCAAGCTGGAGAGCAGGAGAAGCTGGAGAAGAGCAATCGCTACTATATGCCTGAGGAAAGTCGCAGCAAG AAAATCCCAGATCGTTATGAGGAACCCCAAACAGAGGATCACATGGCCCCACGCGATGAGCAGCGACGTTGGGAAGAAGACCACATAGGAGCAGCTGCTCTCCGTTTTGGGGCTCGGGATGCTGGTCAGCGCCATCCTCACAAAGATTATGAGTATGTCCTTGAGGATGATGAGATGATCCAGTTTGTGAATGCTGTGCAGATGCGAGGGACAGTTCAAAACAAG TCCCAGGAGGAGAAGCCAGAGTTGTCAGAGGCTGAGCGCAAGAAGCTGTCCATCCAGGAGGTGCGCCGGAGCCTGCCCATCTTTCCCTACCGTGAAGACCTGCTTGCTGCCATTGCCGAACATCAGATACTCATAATTGAAGGGGAGACCGGCTCTGGCAAGACCACTCAGATTCCCCAGTACTTATGTGAAGAG GGCTACACAGAAAAAGGAATGAAGATTGGCTGCACCCAGCCCAGGCGAGTGGCGGCTATGAGTGTGGCTGCCCGTGTTTCCCAGGAAATGGGTGTCAAGCTTGGAAATGAA GTGGGCTATAGCATCCGTTTTGAGGACTGCACCTCTGAGCGGACGGTGCTGAAGTACATGACTGATGGGATGCTGCTAAGGGAATTCCTGACTGAACCTGACCTGAGCAGCTACAG TGTCGTCATCATTGATGAGGCTCACGAGCGCACTTTGCACACAGACATCCTCTTTGGGCTGATCAAGGACATTGCTCGCTTCCGGCCTGAGCTGAAAGTGCTGATTGCCAGTGCAACCCTGGACACAGAGCGCTTCTCTACTTTCTTTGACGATGCTCCCATCTTCCGCATTCCTGGGCGCAGGTTCCCTGTTGACATCTTCTATACCAAG GCCCCAGAGGCTGACTACCTGGAGGCATGCGTGGTGTCAGTGCTTCAGATCCATGTTACTCAGCCCCGAGGTGATATCCTTGTATTCCTCACTGGCCAG GAAGAAATCGAGGCATGCTGCGAGATGTTGCAGGATCGCTGCCGTCGCTTGGGATCCAAAATAGCAGAACTGCTAGTCCTCCCAATCTATGCCAACCTCCCCTCTGACATGCAGGCCAAGATTTTTGAGCCAACTCCACCAGGAGCCAGGAAG gTTGTTGTGGCCACAAACATTGCAGAGACATCTCTGACCATAGATGGCATCATCTACGTGATTGATCCTGGTTTTTGCAAGCAGAAGAGCTACAACGCTCGCACAGGCATGGAGTCACTCATTGTTACTCCTTGCTCTCGG GCTTCTGCTAACCAGCGAGCAGGAAGAGCTGGCCGGGTGGCTGCAGGGAAATGCTTCCGTCTCTACACAGCCTGGGCCTACAAGAATGAGATGGAAGAAACCACAGTGCCAGAGATTCAGCGGACCAACTTGGGCAATGTGGTACTGCTTCTGAAGAGCTTGG GCATCAATGATCTGATCCATTTCGACTTCATGGACCCACCACCCCACGAGACTTTGGTACTGGCACTAGAACAGCTTTATGCCCTGGGGGCCCTCAATCATCTTGGCGAGCTTACCAAG CTGGGCCGGAAGATGGCGGAGCTTCCTGTGGATCCCATGCTGTCCAAGATGATCCTGGCTTCAGAACA GTACAAGTGTTCAGAGCAGATCCTCACTATCGCTGCCATGCTTTCAGTCAACAATGCCATTTTCTATCGGCCCAAGGACAAAGTAGTCCATGCAGACAATGCCCGCATGAATTTCTTCCTGCCTGGTGGAGACCACCTTGTTCTTCTCAATGTTTACAGTCAG TGGGTGGAGTGTGGTTACTCCATGCAGTGGTGCTATGAGAACTTCATCCAGTTCCGCTCCATGAGACGAGCCAGGGATGTGCGAGAACAGCTGGAAGGGTTAATGGAACGCATTGAAGTGGACATA